The proteins below are encoded in one region of Bremerella sp. P1:
- a CDS encoding PRC-barrel domain-containing protein, with protein sequence MLVTRILGLFLACALVVPAMADEKPTKNQEKEANTSKTDSEKSDRIAATRVLGASVYGTNKDDTVGSVNDIVMTKDGKVVYLIIGSGGVAGVGETDHAVPAKAVDMSWENTDDEATLKLSIPMTAEDLENAPALSLEHAADLTVGSFHERNSKYFKSTDAPHLKSEEMFLASALNDLDVKGSGNESIGQLDDIVFNHKMEDCKAEYFILGSGGTLGVGEDYTAVPAEKVKITKTEGNQYTAMIDADKNIVGAAPKVTSDKYYAELDSEETRSNVEKAFSEAGDK encoded by the coding sequence ATGTTAGTTACTCGTATATTAGGACTTTTCCTCGCCTGTGCTCTGGTCGTTCCTGCAATGGCCGATGAAAAGCCTACGAAGAATCAAGAAAAAGAAGCGAATACTTCCAAGACCGATTCTGAGAAGTCCGATCGCATCGCTGCGACTCGCGTGCTGGGCGCCAGCGTCTACGGCACGAACAAAGATGATACTGTCGGTTCGGTCAATGACATTGTCATGACCAAAGACGGTAAAGTCGTCTACCTGATCATCGGTAGCGGCGGTGTCGCTGGTGTCGGTGAAACCGATCATGCTGTGCCTGCCAAGGCAGTCGACATGTCGTGGGAAAACACCGACGACGAAGCGACTCTGAAGCTAAGCATTCCAATGACTGCAGAAGACTTGGAAAACGCCCCTGCTTTGTCGTTGGAACATGCTGCTGACCTGACGGTCGGTTCGTTCCACGAACGTAATAGCAAGTACTTCAAGTCGACTGACGCCCCACATCTGAAGTCCGAAGAGATGTTCCTCGCTTCGGCCCTGAACGATCTGGACGTCAAAGGTAGTGGTAACGAGTCGATCGGTCAGCTAGATGACATCGTCTTTAACCACAAGATGGAAGATTGTAAGGCTGAATACTTCATCCTCGGTTCCGGTGGTACGCTCGGCGTCGGTGAAGATTACACCGCCGTCCCTGCCGAGAAGGTAAAGATCACCAAGACCGAAGGTAACCAGTACACGGCTATGATCGATGCCGACAAGAACATCGTTGGTGCCGCCCCGAAGGTGACTTCGGACAAGTACTATGCCGAACTGGATAGTGAAGAAACGCGAAGCAATGTCGAAAAGGCTTTTTCGGAAGCTGGCGACAAATAG
- a CDS encoding BlaI/MecI/CopY family transcriptional regulator: MSQRKPLGKVELELLQAVEELQPVSVRTLVEHLADKTGQARTTILTTLERLRAKGCVTRRSIKGVNHYSPRVSVSELLPRLVGDFVQKMLGGSVSPVVAYLQDQKEVDPEELAQLKSLVEDLEAKQAKKDKGRKK; this comes from the coding sequence ATGTCGCAGCGCAAACCTCTCGGCAAAGTTGAACTCGAACTGCTTCAAGCGGTAGAAGAACTACAGCCTGTTTCCGTTCGAACGTTAGTGGAACATCTGGCCGACAAAACAGGTCAGGCACGGACAACCATCCTGACAACCCTCGAACGGTTGCGGGCCAAGGGATGCGTGACGCGACGTTCTATCAAAGGCGTCAACCACTACTCTCCACGTGTCTCGGTATCTGAGCTATTACCTCGACTTGTGGGTGATTTTGTTCAAAAGATGCTCGGCGGATCGGTTTCTCCCGTTGTCGCCTATTTGCAGGACCAGAAGGAAGTTGATCCAGAAGAGTTGGCTCAATTGAAATCGTTGGTCGAAGATCTCGAGGCGAAGCAGGCCAAAAAGGATAAGGGGAGGAAGAAATGA
- a CDS encoding DUF1559 domain-containing protein, with amino-acid sequence MLNQPCCTTRRGFTLVELLVVIAIIGVLIALLLPAVQQAREAARRMQCSNNLKQTALAMHNYHDIHGQFPLPGMKANHLGWSASILAQLEQSAIADGLDYSEGTHTDVGRRKFGPARIDAYLCPSAPASEVYSPRDDEKYNGQDSYAIHYFGILGPMGVNAQSGSNYICKDTSSTFGGECTEGIFWQWGSKMRDVTDGLSNTYLLGENSWRDMPYRRYWLRAKYEDSRGTLYLISKNVQSPINSGVDDKWNTVAFGSMHPGGAMFSRGDGSVTFVAETIDFDAYLAGTSKAGGEAIRTN; translated from the coding sequence ATGTTGAATCAACCTTGCTGCACAACTCGCCGTGGATTCACTCTGGTCGAACTGTTGGTCGTGATCGCGATCATTGGTGTCCTCATCGCACTGCTATTGCCGGCCGTTCAACAGGCCCGCGAGGCAGCTCGCCGGATGCAATGCTCAAACAACCTGAAGCAAACCGCGTTGGCGATGCACAACTACCATGACATTCATGGCCAGTTTCCTTTGCCAGGCATGAAGGCCAATCACTTGGGCTGGAGCGCTTCGATCTTGGCTCAGCTCGAGCAGTCGGCGATCGCAGATGGTTTGGACTACAGCGAAGGCACCCACACCGACGTCGGTCGCCGTAAGTTTGGTCCCGCGAGGATTGATGCTTACCTGTGCCCGAGTGCCCCGGCTTCCGAGGTTTACTCGCCCCGCGACGACGAAAAATACAACGGTCAAGATTCGTACGCGATTCACTACTTCGGCATACTCGGCCCAATGGGCGTGAACGCTCAGTCCGGATCTAATTACATCTGCAAAGACACCTCGTCGACCTTTGGTGGTGAGTGCACCGAAGGGATCTTCTGGCAATGGGGTTCGAAGATGCGTGACGTGACCGATGGTTTGTCCAACACCTACCTGCTGGGTGAGAACTCGTGGCGCGATATGCCTTATCGTCGCTATTGGCTGCGAGCCAAGTACGAGGACAGCCGTGGAACGCTCTACCTGATTTCGAAGAACGTTCAGAGCCCGATCAATAGCGGTGTGGATGACAAGTGGAACACGGTTGCATTCGGCAGCATGCATCCGGGCGGAGCCATGTTCTCGCGGGGCGATGGCTCGGTGACCTTCGTGGCGGAAACGATCGACTTCGACGCCTACCTGGCCGGCACCAGCAAGGCCGGTGGCGAGGCAATTCGTACCAACTAA
- a CDS encoding ExbD/TolR family protein: MRVPSNLKPGQAEFNMTPMIDVVFLLIIFFLVSSHLAKQEAQMPLPLPTAESGQEIIDDQMPCAVVNIEADGSLILAGRRVPPDQLRDRLATERERSGDSIELRIRCDRDTPYANVKPVMLAATEAGIWSIAFSVIRPEDAR; this comes from the coding sequence GTGCGTGTGCCCAGCAACTTGAAACCTGGCCAGGCCGAATTCAACATGACGCCGATGATCGACGTCGTGTTCCTGTTGATCATCTTCTTCCTGGTCTCCAGCCACCTGGCCAAGCAGGAAGCGCAGATGCCGCTGCCGTTGCCGACTGCCGAGAGCGGCCAAGAGATCATCGACGATCAAATGCCGTGCGCCGTGGTGAATATCGAAGCCGACGGCTCGCTCATCCTGGCCGGTCGCCGTGTGCCGCCGGATCAGTTGCGGGATCGCTTGGCAACCGAGCGCGAACGAAGTGGTGACTCGATCGAACTACGCATCCGCTGCGATCGCGATACGCCCTACGCCAACGTGAAACCGGTCATGCTGGCCGCCACTGAAGCCGGCATCTGGAGCATTGCCTTCAGTGTCATCCGGCCGGAGGACGCACGATGA
- a CDS encoding MotA/TolQ/ExbB proton channel family protein: MANLTRIGIWSACLAVLALGMLGSGSSLFPTAGPQSVAAQDTAPVSPPAETPPAAPEKTGFIDIVLSGGIVGGLILVFLLALSMTAAYLVFEQAMTIRKTEIMPPELGDTVRDHLLAGKVQEAERACRERPSFLSFVLLSGIAELDGGWTAVEKALEDATAEQSARLFRKIEYLSVIGNIAPMVGLLGTVTGMIFAFQQVAATQGAAGAGDLAEGIYQALVTTVGGLLVAIPSLGAFAIFRNWVDELVAEAAYVAQQVFTPLKRRKRQAAAQASRS; this comes from the coding sequence TTGGCAAATCTTACACGTATTGGAATTTGGTCCGCCTGTCTGGCTGTGCTTGCCCTGGGCATGTTGGGAAGTGGCTCGAGTCTATTTCCCACGGCCGGGCCTCAGTCGGTAGCCGCGCAAGATACGGCTCCGGTCAGTCCGCCGGCGGAAACGCCTCCGGCAGCCCCAGAAAAAACCGGTTTCATCGACATCGTTCTTAGCGGGGGAATCGTGGGGGGACTGATCCTCGTCTTCCTGCTCGCGCTTTCAATGACGGCGGCGTACCTTGTCTTTGAACAAGCGATGACGATTCGCAAGACCGAGATCATGCCGCCCGAGCTGGGCGATACGGTTCGCGATCATCTTTTGGCCGGCAAAGTTCAAGAGGCCGAACGTGCCTGTCGCGAGCGTCCCAGCTTCCTATCGTTTGTGCTACTGAGTGGTATCGCGGAACTCGATGGTGGTTGGACCGCCGTGGAAAAGGCGCTCGAAGACGCCACGGCTGAGCAGTCCGCGCGGCTGTTTCGCAAGATCGAATACTTATCGGTCATCGGCAACATCGCTCCGATGGTCGGGCTGTTGGGTACGGTCACCGGGATGATCTTCGCCTTCCAGCAAGTGGCTGCCACGCAAGGTGCCGCCGGGGCAGGGGACCTGGCCGAAGGGATCTATCAGGCCCTGGTCACCACGGTGGGCGGTTTGCTCGTGGCGATTCCTTCGCTGGGTGCGTTCGCTATCTTTCGTAACTGGGTCGATGAACTGGTCGCCGAAGCCGCCTACGTTGCTCAGCAGGTCTTCACTCCGCTTAAACGCCGCAAGCGTCAAGCTGCTGCTCAGGCCTCAAGGAGTTAA
- a CDS encoding tetratricopeptide repeat protein, which translates to MKNIPLITILLLTLTSATWAQSALDDDRKMIEGLLDRQLFGLAERYAAQQVMAEGISEAHRAEMAAELVRAYSQHAMNARPSERDRYWNSAAAVLPQFQKQFPDPSASILIEVQTAHSQLAQLRLLRQEGQVFGDDTKLTQAQQLAAQVLQQYENLQEKVDALLRQSHSPGSQLPLTSDQLLALSRKVMLQSGEAAEEQGLSYPADSLDRTNAMIQAIQRVEPLTKLRPDTQVKWPAQLLAIRALRYLGRLDQARSTIAMLLEMNPPPPVSVLSAAWAEDIRVALAQNDLPLATQLINKSRAIDGMASAQLDYAIFETYLALWKQAEEKQNTKDIQLWQGRSAAVVGELEQLYGSYWARRAEQQLTGSAATGGTQNVDLLRRTAENYVRQKDWDEAIKNYDLGAQAAKASNQPSEEYQLRLAAAAVAVEAGNLAEGVKRLREASLEFPAEQDASLRHLTAAYYQSQIARQSDPPQLEPYIQLLRENLSRWNEGEPAAQAAMWLAQIEFSQGNWRAATEAYLLIPAKSTHFPLAVEGVRQASLKWFQTAEAKQELVPQDVRKVIDYFEQVVLNGQSGGGAWTATMRLSSETAAQLWLNYTDNGYDNARAVIEVALRSNPNGPDGWRSRLESLQVIALAGLGKLDQAQAKLQQVQNDSPHQLFEVLQSLGQMGNSASPAIRPQIAQIELKVIAMLRPNMMQLDEATRMVITTREAEALAASGKLDQAIELYTALAQQLPNDSEVQAGLARMLSRGTTREQQEQALDRWRQISRKSRTQSPTWYEAKLEIARCHIQLGKPEEAKQVVRYLQTLYPDMGGPEMKARFVELMQRLPRN; encoded by the coding sequence ATGAAGAACATTCCCCTCATCACGATCTTGCTGCTCACGCTGACTAGCGCGACTTGGGCGCAGTCTGCGCTGGACGACGATCGCAAGATGATCGAGGGGCTCCTCGACCGCCAGCTATTCGGGCTGGCCGAGCGTTACGCCGCCCAGCAGGTCATGGCCGAAGGGATCTCGGAAGCACATCGCGCCGAGATGGCCGCGGAACTGGTCCGAGCGTATTCACAGCACGCGATGAATGCTCGACCGAGCGAGCGAGATCGTTATTGGAATTCGGCGGCGGCGGTCCTCCCTCAATTCCAAAAACAGTTCCCCGATCCATCCGCTTCGATCTTGATCGAAGTCCAAACGGCTCATAGTCAGCTGGCGCAACTGCGACTATTGCGGCAAGAAGGGCAGGTCTTTGGCGACGACACCAAGCTGACCCAAGCTCAACAGCTTGCCGCCCAAGTGCTTCAGCAGTACGAGAACTTGCAAGAGAAAGTCGACGCGCTGCTGCGTCAGTCGCATTCGCCAGGTAGCCAATTGCCACTCACGTCGGATCAACTGTTGGCCCTGTCGCGGAAGGTCATGCTGCAATCGGGCGAAGCGGCGGAAGAGCAGGGGCTCAGCTACCCGGCCGATTCGTTGGATCGCACCAACGCCATGATCCAGGCCATCCAGCGGGTCGAACCACTGACCAAGCTCCGGCCAGATACCCAGGTCAAGTGGCCAGCTCAACTGTTGGCCATCCGTGCGCTGCGTTATCTCGGTCGGTTGGACCAAGCTCGAAGCACGATTGCGATGCTGCTGGAAATGAATCCGCCTCCGCCGGTTTCTGTCCTGAGTGCTGCCTGGGCGGAAGACATTCGCGTGGCGCTGGCCCAAAACGACCTGCCGCTGGCGACCCAGCTAATCAACAAGTCGCGCGCGATCGATGGCATGGCATCGGCTCAGCTCGACTACGCCATCTTCGAGACCTACCTCGCGCTCTGGAAACAGGCCGAAGAGAAGCAGAACACCAAGGACATTCAGCTATGGCAAGGACGCAGCGCGGCGGTCGTTGGTGAACTGGAACAGCTTTATGGCTCGTACTGGGCTCGTCGTGCGGAACAACAATTAACCGGCAGCGCAGCGACGGGCGGAACGCAGAACGTCGACCTGCTTCGCCGCACCGCGGAAAACTACGTCCGGCAAAAGGACTGGGACGAAGCGATCAAGAACTACGACCTGGGCGCTCAAGCGGCCAAGGCTTCCAATCAGCCGTCGGAAGAATATCAACTTCGCCTCGCGGCCGCCGCGGTAGCGGTCGAAGCTGGCAATTTGGCCGAAGGGGTGAAACGCCTGCGAGAAGCGTCGCTCGAGTTTCCCGCCGAGCAAGATGCGTCCTTGAGGCACCTGACGGCAGCCTACTATCAATCGCAAATTGCCCGGCAGTCGGATCCGCCGCAGTTGGAACCGTACATCCAACTGCTGCGCGAAAACCTGAGCCGCTGGAACGAAGGAGAGCCAGCCGCCCAGGCCGCGATGTGGCTCGCTCAAATCGAGTTCTCGCAGGGCAATTGGCGAGCCGCCACCGAGGCCTACCTGCTTATCCCAGCGAAGTCGACCCACTTCCCGCTGGCTGTCGAAGGCGTTCGCCAGGCATCGCTCAAGTGGTTTCAAACGGCTGAAGCGAAGCAGGAACTCGTACCGCAAGACGTCCGCAAGGTGATCGACTACTTCGAGCAGGTCGTCCTCAACGGTCAGTCAGGCGGCGGCGCGTGGACGGCCACCATGCGTCTGTCCTCGGAAACAGCCGCCCAGCTATGGCTCAACTACACGGACAATGGCTACGACAACGCACGGGCTGTGATCGAGGTCGCCCTGCGCTCGAACCCCAACGGGCCTGATGGTTGGCGAAGCCGCTTGGAATCGCTGCAAGTGATCGCCCTGGCAGGCCTGGGCAAGCTCGATCAGGCCCAAGCAAAGCTGCAGCAAGTTCAGAACGACAGCCCTCACCAGCTATTCGAAGTCCTGCAATCGCTCGGACAGATGGGCAATTCGGCCTCGCCTGCCATCCGACCGCAGATCGCCCAGATCGAACTAAAGGTGATCGCCATGCTGCGACCGAACATGATGCAGCTCGACGAAGCAACGCGGATGGTCATCACCACGCGCGAAGCAGAAGCCCTGGCCGCCAGCGGTAAGCTCGACCAGGCGATCGAGCTGTACACAGCCCTCGCCCAGCAGCTTCCGAATGATTCCGAAGTGCAGGCAGGCCTGGCCCGGATGCTTTCTCGCGGCACAACGCGTGAGCAACAAGAGCAGGCCCTCGACCGCTGGCGACAGATCAGCCGCAAGAGCCGCACGCAGTCGCCAACCTGGTACGAAGCCAAACTCGAAATCGCCCGCTGCCACATCCAGCTTGGCAAACCGGAAGAAGCCAAGCAGGTCGTACGCTATCTACAAACGCTCTACCCTGACATGGGCGGCCCCGAGATGAAGGCCCGCTTTGTGGAACTGATGCAACGGCTGCCGCGGAATTGA
- a CDS encoding tetratricopeptide repeat protein yields MPRRAILFTLVLSLIALGGSTQWCAADDTVTLRPASPNAEPTKVRGNVIDYTGQVLTLQTASGQTSIPSDKIASVETDYASDVLKARQLLDEGKSSEAARMFAAAYPGERRPWVKREILALEALALQNAGRYIEAGNAFLKIVAEDPQTIHFDAIPLAWFSLPPHFERDRAARGWMEMSSPYAQLLGASWLLSTSDRSQAIQVLGNLRRSKIPQISLLAEAQLWQTKIVTASQADVQQWQRQLDAGILRGAALAGPTLVVGKAWRQLDNDNQAALTLMRPPILYPNHRPVAADSLLQAGRALERAGQSDEAARVLREAIEQYGDQPARQEAEINLKRIASSGSN; encoded by the coding sequence TTGCCTCGTCGCGCGATCCTGTTCACGCTTGTTCTTTCGCTGATCGCCCTTGGCGGCTCGACGCAGTGGTGCGCGGCGGATGACACGGTTACACTTCGCCCGGCCAGTCCCAATGCCGAGCCTACCAAGGTTCGCGGCAACGTCATCGACTACACCGGCCAGGTACTGACTCTGCAAACGGCTTCTGGCCAAACCAGCATCCCCTCGGATAAGATCGCATCGGTCGAAACCGACTACGCTTCCGACGTGCTGAAGGCCCGGCAGCTTCTGGACGAAGGGAAGTCGAGCGAAGCTGCCCGGATGTTCGCCGCCGCGTACCCTGGCGAACGTCGCCCGTGGGTAAAGCGTGAGATCCTGGCCCTCGAAGCCCTCGCCCTGCAGAACGCCGGTCGATATATCGAAGCCGGCAACGCGTTCCTGAAGATCGTGGCCGAAGATCCACAGACGATTCACTTCGATGCCATCCCGTTAGCATGGTTCAGCTTGCCACCCCACTTCGAGCGCGATCGAGCGGCGCGCGGCTGGATGGAAATGTCGTCGCCTTATGCTCAGCTTTTGGGTGCAAGCTGGCTATTGAGCACTTCCGATCGTTCGCAGGCCATCCAGGTTCTGGGCAACCTTCGCCGCAGCAAGATCCCGCAGATCTCGCTACTGGCCGAAGCTCAGCTGTGGCAAACCAAAATCGTTACCGCCAGCCAGGCAGACGTGCAGCAGTGGCAGCGGCAGCTGGATGCCGGTATCCTTCGCGGAGCCGCTCTGGCAGGGCCGACGCTGGTCGTTGGCAAAGCGTGGCGGCAACTCGATAACGACAACCAGGCAGCCCTCACCTTGATGCGGCCGCCGATCCTGTATCCGAATCATCGTCCCGTCGCGGCGGATAGCTTACTGCAAGCAGGCCGCGCACTGGAAAGGGCAGGGCAGAGCGACGAAGCAGCTCGTGTCCTGCGTGAAGCAATCGAACAATATGGCGACCAGCCAGCACGGCAGGAAGCGGAAATCAACCTCAAACGAATCGCCAGCTCAGGTAGCAACTAG
- a CDS encoding VWA domain-containing protein, with protein MSTSQQLESIQPADQTQWVQSRRVMPAWLMSLLIHALLGTLLILTVQTVSKGIGDEPARRGSIALANRSENATEYFDGDSSQSADSQQATDSQQAAQAISQAMPALDLPPSALGKLLPQGDQALTGEEATGLPSSGGMTEGGATSKGGLGNEGTTSVFGAEGTGNKFVYVFDRSGSMDGRPLAAAKQQLINSLHDLDKLHQFAIIFYNENPQVFSPRGDGPQLVFADEQGKNLAERFVRGIIASGSTQHVDALSLALRMNPDVVFFLTDADQPQLFPADLDRIRKLNKGCSIHAIEFGYGPYDGRRNFLVKLADENDGKHVYVDISKLRAQP; from the coding sequence ATGTCGACCAGCCAACAACTCGAATCCATCCAGCCTGCAGACCAAACCCAATGGGTCCAGTCACGCCGGGTGATGCCGGCCTGGCTGATGTCGTTATTGATTCACGCCCTGCTGGGAACGCTGTTGATCCTCACGGTTCAGACCGTAAGCAAGGGGATCGGAGACGAGCCGGCCCGGCGTGGTAGTATCGCGCTGGCCAACCGCAGCGAGAACGCCACCGAGTACTTCGATGGTGACTCGAGCCAATCGGCCGACAGTCAGCAAGCTACCGACTCGCAGCAAGCCGCCCAGGCAATCAGCCAGGCGATGCCAGCACTCGATCTTCCTCCGAGTGCGCTCGGCAAGCTGCTTCCCCAAGGCGATCAGGCCCTGACCGGCGAAGAGGCGACCGGCCTTCCTTCTTCTGGTGGTATGACCGAAGGAGGGGCGACCTCCAAAGGTGGACTGGGCAACGAAGGTACGACCTCGGTCTTCGGTGCGGAAGGAACCGGGAATAAGTTTGTCTACGTCTTCGACCGCAGCGGTAGCATGGACGGTCGACCACTAGCCGCCGCCAAGCAGCAGTTGATCAACAGTCTGCACGACTTAGACAAGCTGCATCAGTTTGCCATCATCTTCTATAACGAAAACCCCCAGGTCTTCAGTCCTCGCGGCGATGGACCGCAGTTGGTCTTCGCCGACGAGCAGGGCAAGAATCTGGCCGAACGTTTTGTTCGTGGCATCATTGCCAGTGGCAGCACGCAACATGTTGATGCCTTGTCACTGGCCTTAAGAATGAACCCGGACGTCGTCTTCTTTCTGACCGATGCCGATCAGCCACAGTTGTTTCCCGCCGACCTGGATCGAATTCGCAAACTAAACAAAGGGTGCTCGATCCACGCGATCGAATTTGGCTACGGCCCCTACGATGGACGACGCAACTTTCTGGTAAAATTGGCCGACGAGAACGACGGCAAGCATGTTTACGTCGATATCTCGAAGCTCCGTGCCCAACCTTAA
- a CDS encoding DUF1559 domain-containing protein → MLRSALLRRLRSRAFTLVELLVVIAIIGVLIALLLPAVQQARESARRMQCSNNMKQTALAMHTYHDIHGILPLPGYGGNHLGWSASILSQLEQNAIADGLDYTVGSHVATGRVRYGITRIDAYMCPSAPSSETYSPRTDEVYNGQQCYAIHYFGILGPQGTNATSSQAYDCQNLSEAFGGKCTEGIMWEKGSKFRDVTDGLSNTYLMGENSWKDMPYRRYWLRGEYNDSRGKLFLISKNIQHPINSEVATKWNTVAFGRMHPGGAMFSRGDGSVTFVPETVDFATFLAGASKAGNEPVGSE, encoded by the coding sequence ATGCTTCGATCCGCCTTGCTGCGTCGATTGCGCTCGCGCGCCTTCACGCTTGTCGAATTGTTGGTGGTAATTGCCATTATCGGAGTCTTAATTGCTTTGCTGCTGCCGGCAGTCCAACAGGCTCGTGAATCGGCCCGTCGGATGCAATGCTCGAACAACATGAAGCAGACCGCGTTGGCGATGCATACCTACCACGATATTCACGGCATTTTGCCACTGCCAGGCTACGGAGGTAACCACCTGGGCTGGAGCGCTTCGATCCTCTCTCAGCTGGAACAGAACGCCATTGCCGATGGCCTTGATTACACCGTCGGCAGTCACGTCGCCACCGGACGCGTGCGTTACGGCATTACCCGCATCGATGCTTACATGTGCCCGAGTGCCCCGAGCTCCGAAACCTACTCGCCACGCACCGACGAGGTCTACAACGGCCAACAGTGCTACGCGATCCACTACTTCGGCATCTTAGGGCCGCAGGGAACCAACGCCACCAGCAGCCAGGCCTATGACTGCCAGAACCTGTCCGAAGCGTTCGGCGGCAAGTGCACCGAAGGGATCATGTGGGAGAAAGGATCGAAGTTCCGCGACGTGACCGACGGGCTCTCGAACACTTACCTGATGGGCGAGAACTCGTGGAAGGACATGCCGTATCGCCGCTATTGGCTACGAGGCGAGTACAACGATTCACGCGGAAAGCTGTTCCTGATCTCGAAGAACATCCAGCACCCGATTAATAGCGAGGTTGCCACCAAGTGGAATACGGTTGCCTTCGGCAGAATGCATCCAGGCGGCGCGATGTTCTCGCGTGGTGACGGCTCGGTCACGTTCGTACCCGAAACGGTAGACTTCGCGACGTTCTTAGCCGGAGCGAGTAAGGCCGGTAACGAGCCTGTTGGCAGCGAGTAA
- a CDS encoding ExbD/TolR family protein, with translation MKRPSPYRDRGPLQVAMTPMIDVVFLLLIFFLWTASFQIVEYALPSSISPPSNVGSSAERELEIEDFEQIVVRITGEPGNFTYAVNERRTQELPEVREILGTLATIKNDVPLIIDPAEVVPVGQVIDVYDIGRVLNFQEIQFAVEPD, from the coding sequence ATGAAACGTCCTAGCCCTTACCGAGATCGCGGGCCGCTGCAGGTCGCCATGACACCGATGATCGACGTCGTGTTTCTGCTGCTGATCTTCTTTTTGTGGACAGCCAGCTTTCAGATCGTCGAGTACGCGCTGCCCAGCAGCATCTCGCCGCCAAGCAATGTTGGTTCGTCGGCTGAGAGAGAACTGGAGATCGAAGACTTCGAACAGATCGTCGTCCGCATTACCGGCGAGCCAGGCAACTTTACCTATGCCGTGAACGAACGTCGAACGCAAGAGCTACCCGAAGTTCGCGAGATCCTCGGCACGCTGGCCACCATCAAGAACGACGTTCCGTTGATCATCGATCCGGCCGAAGTCGTCCCGGTAGGGCAAGTCATCGACGTGTACGACATCGGCCGCGTGCTGAACTTCCAAGAGATCCAGTTCGCGGTCGAACCCGATTAG
- a CDS encoding NAD-dependent epimerase/dehydratase family protein, whose translation MLALVTGSTGLVGNNVTRMLLEQGHQVRVMVRDPRIDRSLAGLDVEPVPGDIREEEAVNTAMIGVDAVIHSAAVVHIGWTKEKLMQQVNVEGTKIVAQAAMKQGVRMVHVSSVDALGVGKKDASANEDSPREGKIPCPYVLTKRAAEDALREMVPQGLNVVITNPALMFGPWDWKPSSGRMLISVVKKQPPMAPRGGGSTCDVRDVAAAIITAIHKGKVGENYILGGENLTYFDLWKRMAAITGRRPPWARLGPLIGIIAGMSGDLYGHMDGKEPEVNSAAIKMGSQYHYYRSDKAMEELDYQVRPLDRTLRDALLWFRANGYLPALDGSEE comes from the coding sequence GTGCTGGCACTTGTCACCGGTTCGACCGGATTAGTGGGCAACAACGTAACTCGGATGCTGCTAGAGCAAGGACATCAAGTTCGGGTGATGGTCCGTGACCCGCGGATCGATCGTTCGCTAGCGGGCCTCGATGTCGAGCCAGTCCCAGGCGACATCCGCGAAGAAGAAGCGGTTAACACGGCCATGATTGGTGTCGACGCGGTCATTCACTCGGCAGCGGTGGTTCATATTGGCTGGACCAAAGAAAAGCTGATGCAGCAGGTGAATGTCGAAGGGACCAAGATCGTGGCTCAAGCGGCCATGAAGCAAGGGGTTCGCATGGTGCACGTTTCCTCGGTCGACGCACTCGGCGTCGGCAAGAAGGATGCGTCGGCCAACGAAGACTCGCCACGCGAGGGTAAGATCCCCTGTCCCTACGTGCTCACCAAGCGCGCCGCGGAAGACGCGCTGCGCGAGATGGTTCCCCAAGGCTTGAATGTCGTCATCACGAACCCGGCCCTGATGTTCGGCCCGTGGGACTGGAAACCTTCGTCGGGGCGCATGCTGATTTCGGTCGTGAAGAAGCAGCCGCCAATGGCACCGCGCGGTGGGGGCAGTACGTGCGATGTGCGTGACGTGGCCGCCGCGATTATCACGGCAATCCATAAAGGAAAGGTCGGCGAGAACTACATCCTGGGCGGAGAGAATCTGACGTACTTCGACCTCTGGAAACGCATGGCCGCCATCACCGGGCGGCGACCACCCTGGGCACGCTTGGGACCGCTGATCGGTATCATCGCCGGTATGAGCGGTGACCTGTATGGGCACATGGATGGTAAAGAGCCGGAAGTGAACTCGGCAGCAATTAAGATGGGTAGTCAGTACCATTACTATCGCAGCGACAAAGCGATGGAAGAACTCGACTACCAGGTTCGTCCTCTCGACCGGACCTTGCGTGACGCGCTGCTATGGTTTCGAGCCAATGGCTATCTCCCCGCACTGGATGGTTCCGAAGAATGA